A window of the Corythoichthys intestinalis isolate RoL2023-P3 chromosome 6, ASM3026506v1, whole genome shotgun sequence genome harbors these coding sequences:
- the LOC130917567 gene encoding E3 ubiquitin-protein ligase rnf168-like produces MMLPDSDADTVAQNASGGEGKEGEGKKEETLSLDDCRCPVCLEMFLEPVTLPCEHTFCKVCFLESVDKSTLCCPMCRKRVSTWARLNNRNKTLVNEQLWTQIRNSFPQHCQRRLSGQDVINNDLAVFVPRVSEPGELRQEYQDQMSKLWEEKRKLDEEERRASEEFIQRLLAEEEEKEKRIRLQDEILARVLSSELNSKPISHKKPAVVTPARKKVNVGQIEKFLYRLPSKSSPSDCSPAITLISNRDGQRYENILLSREPSPPHADISELQRDRAESPSPCPASFAEEPRHSQSIYADEGTSKRKYPEHEEQDDNSLTEQGRRFSSSSSASTSSSVALYSEWEAQLASRRQQEEADRKMALLLQKEINQEEKQKNTDRRKGSVDAYLLRRDSQRRTSWTNKTSDESTSSSSSSSSLEASTSTHQN; encoded by the exons ATGATGTTACCAGATTCGGACGCAGACACGGTGGCTCAAAATGCTTCGGGCGGTGAAGGCAAAGAGGGCGAGGGAAAGAAAGAGGAAACGCTGTCCCTGGATGACTGTCGATGTCCAGTGTGCTTGGAGATGTTTCTGGAGCCGGTGACGCTACCTTGCGAGCATACCTTTTGCAAG GTCTGCTTCCTGGAGTCTGTAGACAAGAGCACTCTGTGTTGCCCCATGTGCCGCAAGCGCGTATCCACGTGGGCCCGCCTGAACAACAGGAACAAGACACTGGTCAACGAGCAGCTCTGGACGCAGATCCGGAACAGCTTTCCGCAGCACTGCCAGAGACGCCTCAGTGGGCAGGACGTCATCAACAACGACCTGGCCG TTTTTGTCCCAAGGGTGAGTGAGCCTGGAGAGCTGAGACAAGAATATCAGGATCAAATGAGCAAA CTGTGGGAGGAAAAGCGAAAGCTAGACGAGGAGGAGCGACGCGCCAGTGAGGAGTTCATCCAAAGACTCCTGGCTGAGGAGGAGGAAAAAGAGAAGCGCATTAGGCTACAGGATGAGATCCTGGCCAGAGTGCTCAGCAGTGAACTG aacagcAAACCTATTTCCCACAAAAAACCTGCTGTCGTCACACCAGCCCGCAAGAAGGTGAACGTAGGACAGATAGAAAA GTTCTTGTATCGACTTCCGTCCAAGTCGAGCCCGTCAGACTGCAGCCCGGCGATCACTTTGATTTCAAACAGGGACGGTCAAAGATAT GAGAACATCCTCCTCTCCCGTGAGCCAAGCCCCCCTCATGCAGACATCTCGGAGCTTCAACGGGACAGAGCGGAATCTCCTAGCCCCTGTCCCGCCTCTTTTGCGGAGGAGCCGCGCCACAGTCAGAGCATTTACGCCGATGAAGGAACATCTAAAAGAAAATACCCTGAGCACGAAGAGCAGGACGACAATTCTCTTACAGAACAGGGGCGTCGCTTTTCTTCCTCTTCGTCTGCTAGCACGTCTTCGTCCGTGGCGCTGTATTCAGAATGGGAAGCCCAGCTAGCGAGCCGCCGTCAGCAGGAAGAGGCCGACCGGAAAATGGCACTATTGCTGCAGAAGGAGATCAACCAGGAggagaagcagaaaaacacagacCGCAGGAAAGGCTCGGTCGACGCCTACCTACTCAGGCGGGACTCCCAGAGGAGAACCTCTTGGACAAATAAAACCTCCGACGAATCGAcatcttcttcctcctcctcttcctctctGGAAGCCTCAACCTCTACCCACCAAAACTAA
- the LOC130917534 gene encoding methylosome subunit pICln-like has protein sequence MVLLKNLRPPTEGVRLQQADTTAVLDGQKLGNGTLYIAETRLSWFDGAGLGFCLEYPTIGLHAISRDVSAYPQEHLYVMVNGKLSEENNAEMAEKAADEADDGVGSEEEDDNEGGDDGEEGGITEIRFVPGDKAALESMFAAMCECQALHPDPEDDDSDNDFEGEEYDVEEAEAGKNTHLLQLTTIDVQSDVYCRQRHRKLTQCQPVS, from the exons ATGGTTTTGTTGAAGAACCTCCGGCCTCCCACCGAGGGAGTTCGCCTCCAGCAGGCCGACACGACCGCAGTGCTGGACGGACAAAAGCTGGGCAACGGGACGCTCTACATCGCTGAAAC TCGTCTGTCCTGGTTCGATGGTGCCGGTTTGGGTTTCTGTCTGGAGTATCCTACCATCGGCCTGCACGCCATCTCCAGAGACGTCAGCGCGTACCCCCAAGAGCATCTCTATGTAATGGTCAACGGAAAACTCAGTG AGGAGAACAATGCTGAAATGGCGGAGAAGGCAGCAGATGAAGCTGATGACGGAGTGGGTAGTGAGGAGGAAGATGATAATGAGGGTGGAGATGATGGAGAGGAAGGTGGTATCACAGAGATCCGATTTGTGCCCGGTGACAAAGCAGCat TGGAGTCCATGTTTGCGGCCATGTGCGAGTGTCAGGCGCTGCATCCCGATCCCGAAGATGATGACTCTGACAATGATTTTGAAGGCGAAGAGTACGATGTCGAGGAGGCTG AAGCTGGTAAGAACACTCACCTACTGCAGTTGacgacgatagatgtccaatcggacgtctattgccgtcaacggCACAGAAAACTCACTCAAtgtcagccagtgagttaa